Proteins encoded in a region of the Clostridium beijerinckii genome:
- the tkt gene encoding transketolase, with the protein MSRELDKLSINAIRVLSADAIEKSKSGHPGLPLGSATMAYTLWTKMNHNGKNPEWDNRDRFVLSAGHGSMLEYSLLHLFGYGLTVEDIKNFRQFGSLTPGHPEYGHTKGVEITTGPLGQGICNAVGFAIAEAHLAEKFNKPDYSIVDHYTYAIVGDGCLMEGISGEASSLAGTLGLGKLVVLYDSNNISIEGNTDIAFREDVAKRYEAYGWQVLNVADGNDIDAIEKAIEAAKVETTKPSIIIVKNQIGFGCPAKQGKASAHGEPLGADNVKAMKENLGWKTEPAFYVPDEVYTNMNEHIAKGEKTEEAWNELFKAYAKAYPELAAEYTKWMSGELDKEALLNNEELWSFDKEMATRESSGIMINRLAKLIPNFIGGSADLAPSNKTHMNDRGDFSAEDRSGSNLHFGVREHAMAAIANGMYAHGGLKVFCATFFVFSDYMKGAMRLSALMNLPVAYVLTHDSIGVGEDGPTHEPIEQLAALRSMPNMTVFRPADSKETAAAWYYAVTNGTTPTSLVLTRQKLPLYDGCPKRALKGGYILKDSKKETPDVLLMASGSEVELIYKAAAELETKGIDARVISMPSFELFDAQDEAYKESVMPNKVRARVAVEALTSFGWHKYVGLDGDVISLDTFGASGKAEILFEKFGFTVENVVEKAINVAKK; encoded by the coding sequence ATGAGTAGAGAATTAGATAAATTATCTATTAATGCAATAAGAGTATTATCAGCAGATGCTATTGAAAAATCAAAATCAGGACATCCAGGGTTACCACTTGGATCGGCTACAATGGCTTATACATTATGGACAAAGATGAATCATAATGGAAAGAACCCTGAATGGGATAACAGAGATAGATTTGTATTATCAGCAGGACATGGTTCAATGCTTGAATATTCATTGCTACATTTATTTGGATATGGACTTACAGTTGAGGATATTAAAAACTTTAGACAATTCGGAAGTTTAACACCAGGACACCCAGAGTATGGCCATACAAAAGGTGTTGAAATAACAACAGGACCACTTGGACAAGGCATTTGTAATGCAGTAGGTTTTGCTATAGCAGAAGCACATCTTGCAGAAAAATTCAATAAACCAGATTATAGCATAGTTGATCACTATACATATGCTATAGTTGGAGACGGATGTCTTATGGAAGGTATCTCAGGAGAAGCATCATCTCTTGCTGGAACTTTAGGTCTTGGAAAATTAGTTGTATTGTATGATTCAAATAATATTTCAATTGAAGGAAATACAGACATAGCATTTAGAGAAGATGTAGCTAAGAGATACGAAGCTTATGGATGGCAAGTACTAAATGTAGCAGATGGAAATGATATAGATGCAATAGAAAAAGCAATAGAAGCAGCTAAAGTAGAAACAACAAAACCATCTATTATAATAGTTAAAAATCAAATTGGTTTTGGATGTCCAGCAAAACAAGGAAAAGCTTCAGCACATGGTGAACCTTTAGGAGCAGATAATGTAAAAGCTATGAAGGAAAACTTAGGATGGAAGACTGAACCTGCATTCTACGTACCAGACGAAGTGTATACAAATATGAATGAACACATAGCAAAAGGTGAAAAGACTGAAGAAGCTTGGAATGAGTTATTCAAAGCATATGCAAAAGCTTATCCAGAACTTGCAGCAGAATATACTAAATGGATGAGTGGCGAACTTGATAAAGAAGCTTTATTAAACAACGAAGAACTTTGGAGCTTTGATAAAGAAATGGCTACAAGAGAATCTTCAGGAATAATGATAAATAGATTGGCTAAACTAATTCCAAACTTTATTGGAGGATCAGCAGATTTAGCTCCATCTAACAAAACTCATATGAACGATAGAGGAGATTTCTCAGCAGAAGATAGAAGTGGATCAAACCTTCACTTTGGAGTTAGAGAACATGCTATGGCAGCTATCGCTAACGGAATGTATGCTCATGGTGGACTTAAAGTATTCTGTGCAACATTCTTTGTATTCAGTGATTACATGAAAGGTGCTATGAGATTATCAGCTCTTATGAATCTTCCAGTAGCTTATGTATTAACACATGATAGTATTGGAGTAGGGGAAGATGGACCAACTCATGAACCAATAGAACAATTAGCAGCTCTTAGAAGTATGCCAAACATGACAGTATTTAGACCAGCAGATTCAAAAGAAACTGCAGCAGCATGGTACTACGCTGTAACTAATGGAACTACTCCAACATCACTAGTATTAACAAGACAAAAGTTACCACTATATGATGGATGTCCTAAGAGAGCATTAAAGGGTGGATATATCTTAAAAGATTCTAAGAAAGAAACTCCAGATGTACTTTTAATGGCATCAGGTTCAGAAGTAGAATTAATATACAAAGCAGCAGCTGAATTAGAAACTAAAGGAATAGATGCAAGAGTTATCAGTATGCCATCATTTGAATTATTTGATGCTCAAGATGAGGCTTATAAAGAATCAGTTATGCCAAATAAAGTTCGTGCAAGAGTTGCAGTAGAAGCATTAACAAGCTTTGGATGGCACAAATATGTAGGTCTTGATGGAGATGTTATATCTTTAGATACTTTTGGAGCATCAGGTAAAGCAGAAATCCTATTCGAGAAATTTGGATTCACTGTAGAAAATGTTGTTGAAAAGGCTATTAATGTAGCAAAGAAATAG
- a CDS encoding orotidine 5'-phosphate decarboxylase / HUMPS family protein — translation MKLQVAIDRVSLEKAENLVKTFDGLADIIEIGTSLIKDYGLLKLKDITSKKSKSQILGDIKTSDEGAYEFEQGFRQGFDILTVMGSASLGTIEKCYEVSEQYNGTMMIDLLECSDEKINEISHFSSAIYCIHASIDKEKLANPGGTVKRFKEQFPSIKRIAVAGGITLDSIPELNKYNIELVIVGSAITSADDKMEKVKEFKGVIDK, via the coding sequence ATGAAGTTACAAGTTGCAATAGATAGGGTGTCTTTAGAGAAAGCAGAAAACTTAGTTAAAACTTTTGATGGATTAGCAGATATTATTGAGATTGGAACATCTTTAATAAAAGACTATGGACTTCTTAAATTAAAAGATATAACAAGCAAAAAAAGTAAATCTCAAATACTGGGAGATATAAAGACAAGTGATGAAGGTGCTTATGAATTTGAACAAGGTTTTAGACAAGGATTTGATATCCTAACTGTGATGGGGAGTGCATCACTTGGTACTATAGAAAAATGTTACGAAGTTTCTGAGCAATATAATGGAACAATGATGATAGATTTATTAGAATGTTCAGATGAAAAAATTAATGAAATATCACATTTCAGCAGTGCTATTTATTGTATACATGCCTCTATTGATAAAGAAAAACTAGCCAACCCAGGTGGAACAGTAAAGAGATTTAAAGAACAGTTTCCTTCAATTAAAAGAATTGCAGTTGCAGGAGGAATAACATTAGATTCCATACCAGAATTGAATAAATATAATATAGAGTTAGTTATAGTAGGATCAGCAATAACTAGTGCTGATGATAAGATGGAAAAAGTAAAAGAGTTTAAGGGAGTAATAGATAAATGA
- the fsa gene encoding fructose-6-phosphate aldolase produces the protein MRFFLDTANVEHIKEANEMGVICGVTTNPSLIAKEGRDFNEVIKEITEIVDGPISGEVVSEDAEGMIKEGREIAAIHKNMIVKIPMTAEGLKATKVLASEGIKTNVTLIFSATQALLAANAGATYVSPFLGRVDDISMIGMDLVRDIAEIFAVHGIETEIIAASVRNPIHVIEAAKAGADISTVPYSLVMQMLKHPLTDQGLEKFKADWAAAFGK, from the coding sequence ATGAGATTTTTTTTAGACACAGCAAATGTGGAACACATTAAAGAAGCAAATGAAATGGGAGTAATATGTGGTGTAACAACAAATCCATCACTAATAGCAAAAGAAGGAAGAGACTTCAATGAAGTTATTAAAGAAATAACAGAAATAGTTGATGGACCAATAAGTGGAGAAGTTGTAAGTGAAGATGCTGAAGGAATGATAAAAGAAGGAAGAGAAATTGCAGCGATTCATAAGAATATGATAGTAAAGATTCCAATGACAGCTGAAGGCTTAAAGGCAACTAAAGTATTAGCAAGTGAAGGAATTAAAACAAATGTAACATTAATATTCTCAGCAACACAAGCTTTACTTGCAGCAAATGCAGGAGCAACATATGTAAGCCCATTCCTTGGAAGAGTAGATGACATCTCAATGATAGGTATGGATTTAGTTAGAGATATAGCAGAAATATTTGCAGTTCATGGAATAGAAACAGAAATAATTGCAGCAAGCGTAAGAAACCCAATTCATGTAATAGAAGCAGCAAAAGCAGGTGCAGATATATCAACAGTACCTTATAGCTTAGTAATGCAAATGTTAAAACACCCATTAACAGATCAAGGATTAGAAAAATTCAAAGCAGACTGGGCAGCAGCATTCGGAAAATAG
- the hxlB gene encoding 6-phospho-3-hexuloisomerase, which translates to MRVIDQILEEIKDVISKVDEEEIKKIMGVFKKEKKIFVDGEGRSGFQAKGFAMRLMHIGYNSYVMGETITPALKKGDIYVAISGSGKTKNTLSNAKAAKDLGLTIVGVTSKKDSPLAEVSDLVLEVPGKTKNDTGVSSIQLLSSLFDQSVHIVLDDLCLLMSRRDNLSDSEAAKNHINVE; encoded by the coding sequence ATGAGAGTAATAGATCAAATATTAGAAGAAATTAAAGATGTAATAAGCAAAGTTGATGAAGAAGAGATTAAAAAAATAATGGGTGTATTCAAAAAAGAAAAAAAGATTTTTGTAGATGGCGAAGGTCGTAGCGGATTTCAAGCAAAGGGATTTGCAATGCGCTTGATGCATATTGGTTATAATTCTTATGTTATGGGAGAGACAATTACACCAGCTCTCAAAAAGGGAGATATATATGTTGCAATATCAGGTTCTGGAAAAACAAAAAATACATTAAGCAATGCAAAAGCAGCAAAGGATTTAGGCTTAACTATAGTTGGAGTTACAAGTAAAAAGGACTCTCCACTTGCAGAAGTATCAGATCTTGTACTTGAGGTTCCAGGAAAAACAAAGAATGATACCGGTGTTTCGTCAATTCAACTACTAAGTTCATTATTTGATCAATCTGTCCACATAGTATTAGATGACTTGTGTTTATTAATGAGTAGAAGAGATAATTTATCAGATAGCGAAGCAGCAAAAAATCATATAAATGTAGAATAA
- a CDS encoding LacI family DNA-binding transcriptional regulator — protein sequence MLKNSTDKQKNVTIADVAAYVGVSKTTISRYLNKNFEFMSQETQEKIDEAIKVLKYRPNRIAQTLKAKNSNIIGVTIADIGNPFSSLLIKGINDVCRANNYQLLVTNADNLAERERENIESLLDSQVDGLLVNTTGNNYKYLQEFKDSDNFKPIVLLDRFINPLIYDSVTMNNAEVTKNILDELLKNDYDHYVYFSEDINGISSRIERKKAMEEFLSRNANTSGETNIIKKNDIKEIKESIENILNKNKDKNICFFANNDEILKVLIECLYDLNIRIGVDIGIFGFAEEKWARLIGPGITSIDENPYEMGERAAKLLFERIDGSRKDDFVLEEIPVKIHLNYSTRNIKK from the coding sequence ATGCTGAAAAATTCTACAGATAAACAAAAGAACGTAACAATTGCAGATGTTGCTGCTTATGTAGGAGTCTCTAAGACAACAATATCTAGATATCTAAACAAAAATTTTGAATTTATGTCACAAGAAACTCAAGAAAAAATAGATGAGGCAATTAAAGTATTAAAATATAGACCAAATCGTATAGCTCAAACACTAAAAGCTAAAAATTCCAATATAATTGGGGTAACAATTGCAGATATAGGAAACCCATTTTCTTCATTACTAATTAAAGGAATAAATGACGTATGTAGAGCAAATAATTATCAGCTACTGGTAACAAATGCTGACAATCTAGCAGAGAGAGAAAGAGAGAACATAGAATCCCTGTTAGATAGCCAAGTTGATGGTTTACTAGTTAATACTACGGGTAATAACTATAAATATTTACAAGAGTTTAAGGATAGTGATAATTTTAAACCAATAGTATTATTGGATAGATTTATAAATCCATTAATTTATGATTCGGTGACAATGAATAATGCAGAGGTAACAAAAAACATATTAGATGAGTTGCTAAAGAATGATTATGATCATTATGTATATTTTTCAGAAGACATAAATGGGATAAGTTCAAGAATAGAGAGAAAGAAAGCAATGGAAGAATTTCTATCTAGAAATGCAAATACGTCGGGAGAAACTAATATTATCAAAAAAAATGATATAAAAGAAATAAAAGAAAGTATAGAAAATATTCTAAATAAAAATAAAGATAAGAATATCTGTTTCTTTGCAAATAATGATGAAATTTTAAAGGTTCTTATAGAATGTTTATATGATTTAAATATAAGAATTGGAGTAGATATCGGTATATTTGGTTTTGCTGAGGAGAAATGGGCACGCTTAATTGGCCCAGGGATTACATCAATAGATGAGAACCCATATGAAATGGGAGAAAGAGCAGCTAAGCTACTATTTGAAAGAATAGATGGAAGTAGAAAAGATGATTTTGTCTTAGAAGAAATTCCGGTTAAAATACATCTAAATTACTCAACAAGAAATATAAAAAAATAA
- a CDS encoding sugar kinase codes for MSEIITIGEPMVMFLADTKEHLSSVEHFTRLIAGAELNVAMGLRRLGHTVTYISQVGEDPFGQYVKKYLENENIDATFVKTYKEAPTGFQFKNRTDEGDPEVLYFRKGAAASRITKDILDGISFSDGKVLHITGIFPALSETTLETTFKAIEKAHENGMLVTFDPNPRPVLWESKEKMIQVTNELAVKSDIVLPGFSEGKLFTGKNSKEEIADFYLDKGVKKVVIKMGTTGSYSREKLENGQIKEAECPSFEVPVLDTVGAGDGFAAGVISGILENLEDNKILERGNAIGGIQVMHLSDNEGLPTVNELDNFLKNHKRKVS; via the coding sequence ATGAGTGAGATTATTACAATTGGTGAACCAATGGTAATGTTTTTAGCAGATACTAAAGAACATCTTAGCAGTGTAGAACATTTTACAAGGTTAATTGCTGGAGCAGAACTTAATGTAGCTATGGGACTAAGAAGACTTGGACATACAGTTACATATATAAGCCAAGTTGGAGAAGATCCATTTGGGCAATATGTAAAGAAATATCTAGAAAATGAAAATATAGATGCAACTTTTGTAAAGACATATAAAGAAGCGCCAACAGGATTTCAATTTAAAAATAGAACTGATGAGGGAGATCCAGAGGTACTATATTTTAGAAAAGGGGCAGCAGCATCAAGAATAACTAAGGATATTTTAGATGGAATAAGTTTTTCAGATGGAAAGGTGCTTCACATTACAGGAATTTTTCCAGCATTAAGCGAAACAACTTTAGAAACAACATTTAAAGCTATAGAAAAAGCTCACGAAAATGGTATGCTTGTTACTTTTGATCCTAATCCAAGACCCGTACTATGGGAGAGCAAGGAAAAGATGATTCAAGTGACTAATGAGTTAGCAGTTAAATCAGATATTGTATTACCTGGTTTCAGTGAAGGAAAATTATTTACAGGGAAAAATTCCAAGGAAGAGATTGCTGATTTCTATTTAGACAAAGGTGTAAAAAAGGTAGTTATAAAAATGGGAACTACTGGTTCATATTCTAGGGAGAAATTAGAAAATGGACAAATAAAAGAGGCTGAATGTCCAAGCTTTGAAGTTCCAGTTTTAGATACAGTAGGAGCAGGAGATGGATTTGCAGCAGGCGTTATTAGCGGAATTTTAGAAAATCTTGAAGATAATAAAATTTTAGAAAGAGGAAACGCTATTGGTGGAATTCAAGTAATGCATTTAAGTGATAATGAGGGATTACCAACAGTAAATGAATTAGATAATTTTTTAAAAAATCATAAAAGAAAAGTTTCATGA
- a CDS encoding sugar phosphate isomerase/epimerase family protein: MNQLGINLLVFKNELDKGIKQQQILEQIEVLGVHIAEIRRECLKNLAEEIPIISKLAKGFGMELYYSVPEKVAYEKKLNPDINVYFEEAKLMGATHIKFNIGDLVDLSLDEIKKLRDIIYKFEIKVTIENDQTPENGNLKCVISAIDIINKNSLPIGYTFDLGNWYWQNEDPENAFDILRSAITVFHLKNVEFLNNKPTTTLLSKGQINWKAMLKKLSNNVPVMIEYPIRNEDIRGELEEVRKILL, translated from the coding sequence ATGAATCAACTGGGTATAAATTTATTAGTATTTAAAAATGAATTAGACAAAGGGATAAAACAACAACAAATATTAGAGCAAATAGAGGTGTTAGGTGTTCATATAGCCGAAATAAGAAGAGAATGTCTAAAGAACTTAGCGGAAGAAATTCCGATTATAAGTAAATTAGCTAAAGGATTTGGAATGGAATTATATTATTCAGTTCCGGAGAAAGTAGCTTATGAAAAGAAATTAAATCCAGATATTAATGTCTATTTTGAGGAAGCAAAACTGATGGGGGCAACTCATATAAAATTCAACATAGGTGACTTAGTAGATTTAAGCTTAGATGAAATAAAAAAATTAAGAGATATTATTTATAAATTTGAGATTAAAGTAACAATAGAAAATGATCAAACTCCTGAAAATGGAAATTTGAAATGTGTAATAAGTGCTATTGATATTATAAATAAAAATTCATTACCAATTGGATATACTTTCGATTTAGGAAATTGGTATTGGCAGAATGAAGATCCTGAAAATGCATTTGATATCTTACGTTCAGCTATTACAGTATTTCATTTAAAAAATGTAGAGTTTCTAAATAATAAGCCTACTACAACTTTACTGTCAAAAGGACAAATTAATTGGAAGGCAATGTTAAAGAAGTTATCTAATAATGTGCCAGTAATGATCGAATATCCAATTAGAAATGAAGATATACGAGGAGAATTAGAGGAAGTAAGAAAAATTTTGCTATAG
- a CDS encoding MurR/RpiR family transcriptional regulator: MFNYEIIQSLNDLELSLYRYIMKNIEKVVYMRIRELADEAHVSTTTILRFCKKLNCEGYSEFKVKLKLYLEENESTKVNNDTSIIVDFFKKLDNSELDRKLNVLCDLIKKASNVVFIGTGTSGILCKYAARYFSSIGKFSMYIDDPYFPRNYKLYEDSIIIAMSVSGETRTVIDYISNIKRENTTLVSITNSENCTISKISDLNISYYVQQERLGISDITTQIPVLYIIESMGKRLHNKFIVDSSDYSK, translated from the coding sequence ATGTTTAATTATGAAATTATCCAGAGTTTAAACGATTTAGAGTTGTCTCTATACAGATATATAATGAAGAATATTGAAAAAGTTGTTTATATGAGAATTAGAGAATTAGCTGACGAAGCACATGTGTCAACAACAACTATATTAAGGTTTTGTAAAAAGTTGAACTGTGAAGGGTATTCAGAATTTAAAGTGAAATTAAAATTGTATCTTGAAGAAAATGAAAGTACTAAAGTAAATAATGATACATCGATAATAGTTGATTTTTTTAAAAAATTAGATAATAGCGAGCTTGATAGAAAATTAAACGTACTCTGCGATTTAATAAAGAAAGCAAGCAATGTAGTATTTATAGGAACGGGAACATCCGGAATACTGTGTAAATATGCAGCCAGATATTTTTCATCAATTGGTAAGTTTTCTATGTATATAGATGATCCATATTTTCCAAGAAATTATAAGCTATATGAAGATTCAATAATAATAGCAATGTCAGTTTCAGGCGAAACACGTACGGTTATTGATTATATAAGTAATATAAAAAGAGAGAATACTACGCTTGTAAGCATAACAAATAGTGAAAATTGTACAATATCGAAAATATCAGATCTTAATATATCGTATTATGTCCAACAAGAAAGATTAGGGATTAGTGATATAACAACACAAATACCTGTATTATATATTATTGAAAGTATGGGAAAAAGGCTACATAATAAGTTTATAGTAGATTCTTCTGATTATTCTAAGTAA
- a CDS encoding glycoside hydrolase family 1 protein, with protein MFHKKLKDFPKNFLWGASTSAYQVEGAYNEDGKGLSVQDTKEPFPGTPDFKVSSDHYHHYKEDVALFAEMGFKTYRFSIAWTRIIPNGVGDVNPKGIEFYNNLINELLSYGIEPLVTMYHFDLPDALQREGGWSNRKTADAFVNYAKVLFENFGDRVKYWLTINEQNMMILHGGAIGTVNDGVENIEKELYKQNHHMMLAQAQTMKLCHSMCPKAKIGPAPNISSIYPASSRPEDILAASNQSSIRNWLYLDMAVHGRYNPIAWSYMVEKGIEPTIEDGDMEILKGGNPDFIAFNYYCTGTAEESKIDDKEVSTQGGDQQIAVGDLGVYKGASNPNLEKTQFGWEIDPIGFRNTLREVYERYNLPIIITENGLGAYDNVEENDTINDDYRIDYLRKHIEQARLAITDGVDLIGYCPWSAIDLISTHQGFKKRYGFIYVNRDEFDLKDLRRIRKKSFFWYKKVIETNGEEI; from the coding sequence ATGTTTCATAAGAAATTAAAAGATTTCCCAAAGAATTTTTTATGGGGAGCTTCAACATCAGCTTATCAAGTAGAAGGTGCTTATAATGAAGATGGAAAGGGATTATCCGTTCAAGATACAAAGGAACCATTCCCAGGAACACCAGATTTTAAGGTGTCTAGTGATCACTATCACCATTACAAAGAAGATGTAGCATTATTTGCAGAAATGGGATTTAAGACTTATCGTTTTTCAATTGCATGGACTAGAATAATACCAAATGGGGTAGGGGATGTAAATCCTAAAGGAATTGAATTTTATAACAATTTAATCAATGAACTATTATCATACGGAATAGAACCGCTAGTTACTATGTATCATTTTGATTTGCCAGATGCGCTTCAAAGAGAAGGTGGTTGGTCAAATAGAAAGACTGCTGATGCATTTGTAAATTATGCAAAAGTATTGTTTGAAAATTTCGGTGATAGAGTTAAGTATTGGCTTACAATAAATGAGCAGAATATGATGATACTTCATGGAGGGGCAATTGGAACTGTAAATGATGGAGTAGAAAATATTGAAAAAGAATTATATAAACAAAATCATCATATGATGCTTGCGCAAGCGCAAACAATGAAGTTATGCCATAGTATGTGCCCAAAAGCGAAAATAGGGCCTGCACCTAATATAAGTTCAATATATCCAGCAAGTTCAAGACCAGAAGATATATTAGCGGCTAGTAACCAATCATCTATAAGGAATTGGTTATACTTAGATATGGCTGTACATGGTAGGTATAATCCAATAGCTTGGAGCTATATGGTTGAAAAAGGAATCGAGCCAACTATTGAAGATGGAGATATGGAAATATTAAAAGGTGGAAATCCAGATTTCATAGCATTTAATTATTATTGTACAGGAACAGCAGAGGAAAGTAAGATTGATGATAAAGAAGTTTCGACTCAAGGTGGAGATCAACAAATTGCTGTAGGAGATTTAGGTGTTTATAAAGGAGCTTCTAATCCGAACTTGGAGAAAACTCAATTTGGATGGGAGATTGATCCTATAGGATTTAGAAATACTTTAAGGGAGGTATATGAAAGATATAATTTACCTATAATAATTACTGAGAATGGATTAGGTGCTTATGATAATGTTGAAGAAAATGATACTATAAATGATGATTATAGAATTGATTATTTAAGAAAACATATCGAACAGGCTAGACTTGCTATAACTGATGGAGTAGATTTGATTGGATATTGTCCATGGTCAGCTATAGATCTTATAAGTACTCACCAAGGTTTCAAGAAAAGATATGGCTTTATATATGTAAATAGAGATGAATTTGATCTCAAGGATTTAAGAAGAATAAGAAAGAAGAGTTTCTTCTGGTATAAAAAAGTCATCGAAACTAATGGAGAAGAAATTTAG
- a CDS encoding MFS transporter — protein MDKSSIQLTSKRWKRLIPVAFITYSLAYLDRANYSFGVAGGMGESLHITASIASLLSALFFLGYFFFQVPAAWFAEKKSAKKLVFWSLIFWGILAASNGLITNVKVLMVTRFILGIIESAVMPAMLIFLSNWFTKKERSRANTFLILGNPATVLWMSIVSGYLVNSVGWRWMFILEGIPPILWAFFWLKLSDNKPKEAKWLTEQEKKDIEMVMEEEQKGIKPVKNYREAFKSPKVIILSFQYFFWSIGVYGFVMWLPSILKASPQIGIVSAGWLSSLPYALAVVLMLVSSYYSDRTGNRKTFVWVYLLIGTIAFFGSYLIGTSNFWLSYILLVIAGGVMYAPYGPFFAIITEILPKNVSGGASALINSMGALGSFVGSYVVGYLNGITGSVDASYIFMSGSLLLSVFLMIAVKTSKVSNKIENAIEAS, from the coding sequence ATGGATAAATCAAGTATTCAATTAACTTCTAAAAGGTGGAAAAGATTAATACCAGTAGCATTTATTACTTATAGCCTGGCTTACTTGGATCGTGCAAATTATAGTTTTGGTGTTGCAGGAGGTATGGGTGAATCTTTGCATATTACAGCATCGATAGCATCACTTCTATCCGCCTTATTTTTCTTAGGATATTTCTTTTTTCAAGTACCAGCAGCATGGTTTGCAGAAAAGAAAAGTGCTAAAAAATTAGTTTTTTGGAGTTTAATATTCTGGGGGATATTAGCTGCTTCAAATGGTTTAATAACGAATGTAAAAGTTTTAATGGTCACTAGATTTATACTTGGAATAATTGAAAGTGCTGTTATGCCAGCTATGTTGATTTTTTTAAGTAATTGGTTCACAAAAAAAGAACGTTCAAGAGCAAATACATTTCTAATTTTAGGTAATCCAGCTACTGTTTTATGGATGTCAATTGTATCAGGATATCTAGTAAATTCTGTAGGATGGAGATGGATGTTTATACTTGAAGGAATACCACCAATTTTATGGGCATTCTTTTGGTTGAAACTTTCAGATAATAAACCAAAGGAAGCAAAATGGCTAACTGAACAGGAAAAGAAAGATATTGAGATGGTGATGGAGGAAGAACAAAAAGGTATAAAGCCAGTAAAAAATTATAGAGAAGCATTTAAATCACCTAAGGTAATAATTTTATCATTTCAATATTTCTTCTGGAGTATAGGGGTTTACGGTTTTGTAATGTGGCTACCATCAATACTAAAGGCAAGTCCTCAAATTGGTATTGTTTCAGCAGGTTGGCTATCATCATTACCATATGCTTTAGCAGTAGTATTGATGCTAGTATCATCTTATTATTCAGATCGTACCGGAAATAGAAAGACATTTGTTTGGGTGTACTTATTAATAGGTACAATTGCATTTTTTGGTTCATATTTAATTGGAACTTCAAACTTTTGGCTATCATATATTTTACTTGTAATTGCAGGAGGGGTTATGTATGCACCTTATGGTCCGTTTTTTGCAATAATTACAGAAATATTACCTAAGAATGTATCTGGAGGAGCAAGTGCCTTAATCAATAGTATGGGTGCACTAGGATCATTTGTAGGCTCATATGTCGTAGGATATTTGAATGGTATAACAGGCTCAGTAGATGCATCATATATATTTATGTCAGGGTCACTTTTGTTATCAGTATTTCTAATGATTGCGGTTAAAACTTCTAAGGTATCGAATAAAATAGAAAATGCAATAGAGGCTTCATAA